In Diceros bicornis minor isolate mBicDic1 unplaced genomic scaffold, mDicBic1.mat.cur scaffold_901_ctg1, whole genome shotgun sequence, the genomic stretch ATCGCCACCAtcctctccagaactttctcacttGCCACACTGAAACTCCATCCCCATTCAACAATAACTCCCCAGTGCcacttctcccagcccctgggaccTACCGTTCTCCCTTCCGTCTCCAtcaatctgactactctagggacctcatgtaaatggaatcatacgatatttgtcctttggtgtctggcttcttttgcttagctacACGTCTGAAAGGTTCAGCCGTGCTGCGGCGCGTGTCAGAACCTCATTCCTCCGTCAGGCGAAATAATCTTCCGCTGTGTGTATAGACCCCGTTTTGTCTACCCGCTCCTCCGTCCCTGGACGCTTGACTTGTCTCCACCTCTTGGCTCTTGTCCACAGTGCTGCTCTGAACACGGGTCTACAAACCTCTGTTCAAGTCCCCCGCTTTCAGTCCTTTgggggtgtatacccagaagtggaatggctggatcctctggtcattctgggtgtcatttttggaggaaccaccgcaccgttttccacagcggctgcaacATTTGCGCTCCACCGGGAAGGCCCAGGGTTCCGGTTTCTCCAGGCCCTGGCCAACACGTCTCCTTTTCCCTTGTGTTGAGACTCGCCAGCCTGCTGGGTGTCAAGTGGTCTGTCATTGCGGTCTGGCTGCAGACCAGCACTTGAGAAGAGTATGTTTTCAGCCCTCTGGCTTCAAATGCTTATTCGGCTTCTATACGGTTGTCTCTACTGAAATCTTAACTAAGTCATTGTCGTGATCTGCGTTACTCAGTGAAGAGTCATAACAGAAGAAGTGAGAAGAGTGTGCTCCCCAGCATCCTAGAGTCAAAGTGTTCTAGAGATCTGGGAAAGTAGTTACCTGGTTACTACTAGGTATCTTCGTCCTGATGCATCCTTTCAATAGGAAAtaagagttctggaaatcttatcataaagaattacaaaatgttgtatatcttGTTATAATTATAAGGAATTCATGGAAATCTCAGATGTGAGCGACCACACGAGCCGAACTGTAAGGGATGTGCCAGCTCGGCTGATGCCAGCCAGGAGCATCACATGGTAGGTCTCTGATGCTATATCGGATCCCGAGCCACAACCGATCCCAGGCTCTCCAGCCAAGAGAGGGTGAGGCCTGCAGAATCCAGCCAGAGCCAGCCTGAGGAGGAGACAGCTTGCTTCAAGTCAGGGGGGAGGCCGTGGGAGGGAAATCCCTTGATGGCTTTTTCCAAGTGAATTCAACCATCATCCTGTAACCGGTTTCCTACCCACCCTCGGGGAACAAGAGGCAGAGGCAAGGTATCTTTCTGTGTTTTGCACAGTAGGTGAGGTGAGTAGGGCCCACCATACCTTGAGGGCTatgaaaatggtttcacttaATTTATTAAATGGACCTGATGACAATGGTGGCTGTGAAGGTCAAAATAGGGTGAGTCCTGTACATTGTCAAGCATGTGGACCATTCTCAGAAGCTCCTGTCGATACTGCTCAGGATATTAACACGTCCCGGGGCGCCTGCAACACCCTTGTTGAAGGGAGGGACAGAGCCCTCACTCTgccctggctctctctccctttttattttttatttttatttatttatttatttatttatttatttatttatttatttattgctgaggaagattggccctgaggtaacgtctgttgccaatcttcccctctttttcttcgtttttgctgaggatgatctcTGCCCgtcctcctctcttttgtatgtgcggTGGCGcggcagcacggcttgatgagcagtgcgtgggtccgctcccgggatccgaacctgcgaaccccaggccgaagAAGCAGAGCGGGCGGACCCgaccaccacgccaccgggcgggccccctgGCTCTCTTTTATGTGACATGTATCAGGGAGAACAAGAGCTCAGGAAgacaggtctgaggaagagagaggaagaagaggacgagggggaggagggagaggagtgcatgggagggaggaggaggaaaatgaccgcgaggagggggaggagaaaacaGCGGGAACTAACCCAAGTCCACAGCACCCGACCAGCACAGGAAACCCGCGCTGCTTTTTAGGGGACCTGCAGCCAGAGGCGTGGTGGCGGAGCACAGCACGGAGGATGTCGCATGCTCCACAATCGCGTCCAGGGCCAAAGCAAGGGCCACGTGCAGTGTGAGCATTCTCGGATGCAAGAAACACTGGGCAGGCTTCTACACTTGTGCTCTGACGGGGTCGGGGGTCGTTACTCCCAACCTGGAGTACTTGTTGCTTTCGCAAGGGATGGCTTGGGTTTCTTGCACCCTGCATCTGAGCACCCAGAGAGCTCCGCAAACACAGGCCCAAGCTCCCTCTCCCCCGCACCGGTGGAGAGCACGGCTGGCTCTGCTTTCAGCGCATTCTTGCAAAAACCCAGCAAGCAGTCTCCTAGCTCATTCTTGCCTCTGAACCACTAGCCCGATTCCTGGACCCTCGGGGGGCGCATGGAAGAGAACCAGAGTCCCATTCGTtcttggggaggggagagtcCTGCTCCCAGCCCACAAGGCAAGGGAAAGGACCTTCCCTTCAGCGCGCTGGGGCTGCTAGGGGCTCCGCGCTTTCTCCAGCCCTCTGTGTGCATCTCTCGCTCTGCAAGACCCAAGGGCAAGGAGCCCGCGCCCAGCGGCGGGCCTCGAGGGCCAGGCGGAGAGACGTTCTCCCGACACTGCCCCAAGGGCTCCCGGGGTTCGTGTGAGGTCTCGTTGCCCCGCCCCTACCCGCGCCCCAAATCCGCGGGCACCATCCAGCAAAGCCCCTTCCTCAGGCCAGTCCCCCGGCCCCGACGGACGCGGGAGGCGTCAGCTAAGCCGCAAGTTGgagctcccctgccccacacttgcacgccccctcccagcaccctgccGGCCAGCGCTCCACCCACTTgcgggccccgccccggccgcccgCGCGCCCCAGCAGGTCCCACCCACCGCACGCACGGCGCGACTGCACGTGAGGAGAAGAGCAGTCGTCTAAGCCGGAGCCTGTAGACCTGGCCGCTGGAGCCGATGCGCTATAAAGCGAAGCCGGCGCCAGCAAGAGGACCCCGCCCAGGGATGGCCGCGGCTCGCCGCGCAGAGTCTGCGGGGGCGCCCCGCTGCGTCCGCGGCATGGAGCCTGCGCCCGGGGGCAGCCGCCGGGGAGTCGTGGAGCTCCGGGAAGAACTGCAAGGTGAGTGCCTGGACCGGGACAGGTGCTTTGGGCAACTCCAGGAAACGTCCTTTCCCTGGGAGAGGCGGGAGCACGGGACGCCGCTGCTGCGCCGCCGCCTTCGCTGCTCTCAGCTCGCGGGCCTgcgcctccctctgccccccgcccgccccccgccccccgcccccggcccccggcccccgccgcccGCGCTCCCACGCCCGGAtgtgtctcttttcctctccggAGACGAAGCCCTCCGCGATCTCAGGGATGGGAACAGGAGGAGACATCGTCGAGGAGGATCGAAGGTCCGAAGCTGAGCAGGGAGCAGCGGACGAAGGAGAACAAGGCCAGGTTGGCGCAGGAGCTCGGGGCCCCGTGGACCCGGAGAAGGAGGAAGGCGGCGGCGGCTGGGAGCCCccgcagcaggagcagcagcttcAGGAGCCCTCCCACGTGGCCCCCGAGGGTCTGCAGCCCCGCGACAGGCAGCCGGGCCTCCCCCGCCACACGTTCACCGGGTTGCGCCTGAAGGGGCTGGAGAGCGTTTTCCAGCGCACTCAATACCCCGACGTGTTCAGCGCGCGGTAAGCCGCTTGCTCTGGAGGCGCCCGGTGCTCTAGGGCGCTCGGGCTCCTCCGTCCAGTCCCGGGGCGCCTGCGGGGCTTTCCCGGGTCTCTTTCCCTCCACTCCAGAGCCAGAGCTCCCAAGCGGGCTCCAGGCCACTGGAGTCTGCCCGCCCTTGAGCCCGCGGTGGGGGCGATGCCCACCGCGCATCAAGGGAAATGTCTGCAGGCAGTACAGCAGTGGCTCAAGCCAGGGAACTTTGGCCGCGCTCCTGTTTGGGGAAAGCGGGTTCTGTTGGATCAGGACGGATCAgggggaggagagtgaggcacCGTCGTGCAAGTGCACGGCTGGATCTTGCCTTAACTTACAAGGGTGATCCTTTGGTCCTCGTGGAATTCTCGTGCATTAGTCTTGAGTTTGAAACCCTACCTTAAGAATCGTGAATCCTGAGTCCTGAGTTTCTCAGCGCTCCCTTAAGCTTTGCACACAAAGGAAAATCGCCCCTGAAGCCAGGCTGGAGCTGGCTGTGACCCAAGCGCACAATGCTGGGGCATTTGGGAGGAGAGACGCTGGGAAGCCAGCATGAAATGCGCATTGTCTATCTCGCGACCCCCACGACTCCCGATAGTGACTGTTTGCCATTTTCTCCCCTCAGAAAGGAGCTCGCCTTCCTC encodes the following:
- the LOC131403796 gene encoding rhox homeobox family member 1-like — its product is MCLFSSPETKPSAISGMGTGGDIVEEDRRSEAEQGAADEGEQGQVGAGARGPVDPEKEEGGGGWEPPQQEQQLQEPSHVAPEGLQPRDRQPGLPRHTFTGLRLKGLESVFQRTQYPDVFSARKELAFLLDVAEPRAQVSEPEHGDSAGPPV